TGTCGGCGGGATTGACAGCCGCAAACAGCGCGGTCGAAACTGCGAAATGTCCGGCAGCAATCAGTACCAGACAGTGAATATGTCCCCACACATTTTTCATTTAATACCCTCACTTTCCACCATAATATTCAGCATGTTTGTCGGTGGTGCCGCCGGGAATATCGGTGTCGGCTTTACACGAGCGATAGCCTTTGGTCACATCGATCCCTTTTTCATCGAACCACTTGAAGTGAATCATATTGGAGCCGCACTGCATTCACTAAATACAATATACAAAATATGTGGCTTTAAATGGAATTTAATGGAGGGATTATTGGAAAGTGGGGCAGCCTCGTCATTCCGGCGAAAGTTTTTCCAATTGTCCAACAAGAATTGGAAGATCATGCTGAACTGTACTGTAGACCAGTTCCGGATCGATTTCGAAATATGCATGAATCAATCTGTTGCGCATTCCAACAATATCTTTCCAGGGGATTTCAGGATGTTTTGCCCGATAAGCTTGCGATACCTGCGAAGCGGCTTCACCAATTATCTCTATTGAGCGTACAATTGCCTGGAGAACCATTCGGTTTTCGGAAAGCTCATCCTCGGTCATGGAGCCGGAAAAAGAAATTGCATCACGTGAAGCTTCAAGCATATGAGTTAAACGGACTCTATCATCAAGTTTCATACTGCACATCCGCTTCTCGAAGAACATCTTCACGAAAATGGCGGCTTAAATCGCGAGGGGTTCTCAAATCCACCTTTCGGCCGAGCATCTCCGTCAATGCATTCTCCATCCCTGCAAGCGTGATCAGGCCGGGAACATGCCCCTTATCGAATTCCACAAGAATATCAATATCGCTTTCCGGTCGCAATTCGCCATGGAGTGCTGATCCAAACAGCGATAATTTCCGTATATGGTTCTTGTGACAAAATTGTTCAAGATGCCGTCGGTCAATTTTTTGTTCGAGCTTATATATCATACATTTACCTTACATTATAAAATATGCATTGGCAATAATAAAAATGCATTTATCAGCATCATTTGCAGGTTTAAAAATTTCAATACGGCCCCCGCACATGCTCATGAACTTCCTTCTCATAAAAAATTGACAATCGCTCATGCAATTCCGCAGAAAGCGGCGGCATATCTGAAATACGGGCATTTTCCCGTGCCTGCGATGGTCTGCTTGCACCCGGAATGACTGTCGATACGGCATCATAATCTAAAATCCACCGCAATGCCATCTGAACCATGGTCATATTTTCGGGAACCATTGCTTTGAGCTGATCTGCAAGCTCCACGCCTTTTTCGTATTTGATCCCGGCGAAAGTCTCCCCCACATTGAATGACTGGCCGTCACGGTTGAAATTCCTGTGATCGCCTTCCCTGAACGAGGTCTCCTTTGTCATTTTGCCGGACAGAAGCCCGCTGGCCAGTGGAAGTCGCACGATAATGCCGACACCTTTTTCCTGCGCCTTGACAAAGAGTTCTTTGAGGGGTTTCTGCCTGAAAATGTTGAAGATTACCTGTAGTGACGTGAGTCCTTCCTGCTCTAAACAGATAAGGCCTTCTTCGACCGTCTCAACGCTCGCACCGAACCGCTCGATAAGACCATCATCCTGCTGCTCCCGAAGCCAGTCGAACACTGCTCCCTCACGGAGAATTTCCATCGGAACACAATGGAGCTGCGTTACATCGATTTTCCCGACTCCGAGGCGTTTCAGCGACTTTTCGGTTGCTTCACGGAGCGAGGAGCGGCTGTAGCCGTCGGGAAATATCCCGGCCCGGCCAAGCTTGGTCGCCACGATGATATCCGGGTGACTTTTGCGGAACATGCCGACCGACCGCTCGCTCTCTCCATTGCCGTAAACATCGGCGGTATCGAAAAACCGCACTCCCGAATCATAGGATGCCGTCAGAATTTCCTGCGCAACAGCATTGTCCCACGGGTTGCCCCATCCGCCGCCCAACTGCCAACAGCCGAGGCCGCATTCGGTTATTTTTGGACCGTGGGTGCCGAGTTTTCCGGTTTTCATGTGATTCCCCCTATTCGCCGAAAAATAATAGTACGAGAACAAGGATTCTGTTTAAATAGTATCGGGAATTAAAATATAAAATGCCCCGAATGCAATTATTTCATATATTCAACTGTCAATTATTTGCAGACCAGTCCCACAAAACAGGAGTATTGCTCTTGTGTTTGCCGGCTCAGCAATTCAAGCCGTATCAATCGTAAATTCGGAAAGGCTCCGGGGCAGGCATGCGATTCAGGGCCTGCATGCGAATTTCATCGGAGGTCACATCTCGTTGCATTTCATCGACCCAGCGATCGTACTCATCCATAGAAAAAGGTGAAGAAATACCGGAGCCGAAGGGAAGGCGGCTGTTGTATGCCTGATTTATTTAGTTTCATCCCGTTTTACAATAATCCAACCTCTCCGAGGCTGAAAAGCATGAATTTCTCTAATCGTGCCGGTAGTTACGCGGGATACGGGACCGCTGCTGCTTTACAGGCAATAGACTTTCGGGCAGGGATTCTTCCTATGCCGATTTTAATCGGCATAGACTACCAAAAAGCATTTTCCTCATGGGGTTTAAGGGGTGGAAACCCCTTCCATAGTGCCCGGAAAATGCTAATTCAGCGAGGCATATGGCAATTACGGGATTCTATGCCTCAATATCAGCCGACTCTATCATCGCACCTGCATCGTAAAGAGCACATCGATATACGCGGTGACGGTTGGCGAGGCGCCTTCTGCTACGGGGAATTCTTCAAGGTCGATCCCGAAATCAAAAAAGAGGAACGGTATCGAGGGCGGATTTATTCGCACACCACCGTCGGTGTTAAGATAGAGTAGTTCATCTTCGAAATCAACCGATGATCCGATTTCCCAGATGAGCGACCAGACTTCGTGCACCCGGGCCAACAGGCCAAAATCGATTCCGGCGGATACCCGCTCGCCGATCTGCGTGTGCAAAGTAAACGCAGACTCGAGTTTTTCACGCATCAGGAATCCGTAAACAAAGAAAACACCAAGCCGAGGTGAGGCATAATTGGGAATACCATGATTGCCCCTCCCGAGGTGCACCAGCGAATGAGCCAGCCCTGCCCCTACACTCATATTATCCATGATGCCGTATTTGGCGCCAAGGTTAATGCGGCCGATATTATCAAGCAGGGATGCCTGCAGTTGAAGGTTGGCCGGAAGCGCAAAAGAGATTTCGTGCAGGCCG
This genomic stretch from Chitinivibrionales bacterium harbors:
- a CDS encoding aldo/keto reductase, which produces MKTGKLGTHGPKITECGLGCWQLGGGWGNPWDNAVAQEILTASYDSGVRFFDTADVYGNGESERSVGMFRKSHPDIIVATKLGRAGIFPDGYSRSSLREATEKSLKRLGVGKIDVTQLHCVPMEILREGAVFDWLREQQDDGLIERFGASVETVEEGLICLEQEGLTSLQVIFNIFRQKPLKELFVKAQEKGVGIIVRLPLASGLLSGKMTKETSFREGDHRNFNRDGQSFNVGETFAGIKYEKGVELADQLKAMVPENMTMVQMALRWILDYDAVSTVIPGASRPSQARENARISDMPPLSAELHERLSIFYEKEVHEHVRGPY
- a CDS encoding DUF86 domain-containing protein, which encodes MKLDDRVRLTHMLEASRDAISFSGSMTEDELSENRMVLQAIVRSIEIIGEAASQVSQAYRAKHPEIPWKDIVGMRNRLIHAYFEIDPELVYSTVQHDLPILVGQLEKLSPE
- a CDS encoding nucleotidyltransferase codes for the protein MIYKLEQKIDRRHLEQFCHKNHIRKLSLFGSALHGELRPESDIDILVEFDKGHVPGLITLAGMENALTEMLGRKVDLRTPRDLSRHFREDVLREADVQYET